The Callospermophilus lateralis isolate mCalLat2 chromosome 3, mCalLat2.hap1, whole genome shotgun sequence genome has a segment encoding these proteins:
- the Imp3 gene encoding U3 small nucleolar ribonucleoprotein IMP3: protein MVRKLKFHEQKLLKQVDFLNWEVTDHNLHELRVLRRYRLQRREDYTRYNQLSRAVRELARRLRDLPERDPFRVRASAALLDKLYALGLVPTRGSLELCDFVTASSFCRRRLPTVLLKLRMAQHLQAAVTFVEQGHVRVGPDVVTDPAFLVTRSMEDFVTWVDSSKIKRHVLEYNEERDDFDLDA, encoded by the coding sequence AAGCAGGTGGACTTCCTGAACTGGGAAGTCACTGACCACAACCTGCACGAGTTGCGCGTGCTGCGGCGTTACCGTCTGCAGCGGCGCGAAGACTACACCCGGTACAACCAGCTGAGCCGCGCGGTGCGCGAGCTGGCGCGGCGACTGCGCGACCTCCCCGAGCGTGACCCGTTTCGCGTGCGCGCCTCTGCCGCGCTTCTGGACAAGCTGTATGCTCTCGGTCTGGTGCCGACGCGCGGATCGCTCGAGCTCTGCGATTTCGTCACAGCCTCGTCCTTCTGTCGCCGCCGCCTTCCCACAGTGCTCCTCAAACTGCGCATGGCACAACATCTCCAGGCTGCCGTAACTTTCGTAGAGCAGGGCCACGTGCGTGTCGGCCCGGACGTGGTTACCGATCCCGCCTTCCTTGTCACTCGCAGCATGGAGGATTTTGTCACCTGGGTCGACTCCTCCAAGATCAAGAGGCACGTGCTGGAATACAATGAGGAGCGCGATGACTTTGATTTGGATGCCTAG